TGTGATCGTTCCTTCATAGATTTCTCTCGCAATTTTTTTTGCGTCAAATTTCTCGTATAATCGAACTTCCATACCATATAAAACGGATCGAACTAATATCGAAAAACCACTAATGTGAAATAACGGCATTGTACAGAGCCAGACATCATTCTCTTCAAGTCCAAGATTTAAAACGGATGAAAGTGCACTTGATGTATGGTTATTTACCGTTTGGCGGACGCCCTTTGGAAATCCTGTTGTACCAGACGTATACATAATCGTAATCGTTCGATCGGGCGACCAGTTTTCCTCTATTTCAAATGGACTTTCTACACTTTGAGTAACTGTTGAAAATGATATTTTATCCATTTTATTACTTTTTACTTTCGCTTCAAACTCATCTGCAAATAGCACTGCTTTCACTTCAGCATCTTCTATTTGCCAAGCGATTTCTAGGTCTGTCAATCGGTTATTTAACATGACAATTTCAATTCCTGCAAGTAGACAAGCGTGAATTATAAAGATCATCTCAACATTCGATGCACCGAGCAAAGCAATTCGGTCACCGGACTGTAGTTGATTCGTTTTAAGCTGTCGTGCGTAGCGCGTGGACACTTGATGTAATTGTTTAAATGTCCAAGACTCTTTCTCATAAGAGAGCGCAATTTTATTTGGCGTTAAATAAACTCGCTGCATAAGCCAATTAGGTATCATAGTCAAATCACCTTTCATTGAAAGTATAGTTGACGGCAAAATTAATTTAAGTAAGCTATGTAAGACTCGCATTGCTACCTTAAGTTAGAAAAAGCTGCCCGACAAGCAGGCAGCTTTTATGATCATAAATTAAGGGAAGCGTGGGAATTGTCCAAAGTCCGGTTTACGTTTTTCTTTAAACGCATCTCGACCTTCTTTTGCTTCGTCTGTTGTGTAATAAAGTAATGTTGCATCTCCAGCCATTTGCTGTAAACCAGCTAGACCGTCTGTGTCAGCATTCATTGCTGCTTTGACAAAACGAAGGGCTGTTGGGCTCTTCTCGAGCATTTCTTCACACCATTGAACCGTTTCATCTTCTAGCTGCTCGTAAGGAACGACCGTGTTAACTAAGCCCATGTCAAGTGCTTCCTCAGCATTGTATTGACGGCATAAGTACCAAATTTCACGCGCTTTTTTATGGCCAATAATGCGCGCTAAATAGCCAGAGCCATAACCCGCATCAAATGAACCAACTTTAGGTCCCGTTTGACCAAATATCGCGTTATCTGCAGCAATCGTTAAGTCACAAACAACGTGAAGAACGTGTCCGCCACCAATTGCATAACCTGCAACCATCGCTACAACTGGCTTTGGAATCACACGGATTAAACGCTGTAAATCAAGTACGTTCAGACGTGGAATTTCGTCTTCTCCAACGTAACCACCATGACCACGAACTGATTGGTCACCGCCCGAACAAAATGCTTTTTCTCCTTCACCTGTTAGAACGATAACGCCGATACTGTCATCATCACGTGCACGTGAAAATGCATCGATCAATTCCATCACTGTTTTTGGACGAAATGCATTTCGAACTTCTGGACGGTTAATCGTAACTTTTGCAATACCATTGTATTTTTCATACTTAATATCTTCATATGTACGAATTGTTTCCCATTGACGCGTCAAATTAATTCCTCCCTAAATCTTCTGTTTTTTTACATGTTCCCCTACCATTGTAGCAAATAAAGTAGGTTTTTCCACATGAATTGCATGTCCAGCATTTTTTACTGTTCTATGAATCGCTTTTGGTATGAGCACATTCATTTCCCGGGCAATATTAACA
This window of the Sporosarcina pasteurii genome carries:
- the menB gene encoding 1,4-dihydroxy-2-naphthoyl-CoA synthase; translation: MTRQWETIRTYEDIKYEKYNGIAKVTINRPEVRNAFRPKTVMELIDAFSRARDDDSIGVIVLTGEGEKAFCSGGDQSVRGHGGYVGEDEIPRLNVLDLQRLIRVIPKPVVAMVAGYAIGGGHVLHVVCDLTIAADNAIFGQTGPKVGSFDAGYGSGYLARIIGHKKAREIWYLCRQYNAEEALDMGLVNTVVPYEQLEDETVQWCEEMLEKSPTALRFVKAAMNADTDGLAGLQQMAGDATLLYYTTDEAKEGRDAFKEKRKPDFGQFPRFP